A single Denticeps clupeoides chromosome 7, fDenClu1.1, whole genome shotgun sequence DNA region contains:
- the sntb1 gene encoding beta-1-syntrophin, with protein sequence MPALPLAPPYKELWGRREAERERERERERDHHNFFFFFSLLSPLFLVESEVPRVPPKAHGAQNAAGMARKSDFLEVLVRDRWHRVLASLSEETLTLSCDADLNGITNGTGHAEPSGSPAAGVRTAFTELPEQVPEAIANKKRCVVVVKQDVGGLGISIKGGKENKMPILISKIFKGLAADQTQALYVGDAILSVNGVNLRDATHDEAVQGLKRAGKEVTLEVKYMREATPYVKKGSPVSEIGWETLPPESPRLCSPHSETSSAPVLSLQGDRRCIQLKMCHVTRAMTTPDPDNRQFELHSADARHTIVLRCKDSSSAQTWFSMVQATTHALMNKVLTEVKVYVGRTGLAGSRELRHVGWLSRKTESEKQRWKPVLVALTEKDLLLYDCMPRMKDAWLSPAHTYPLLATRLVHSGPEKGSPQTSMELTFATRTGTRLGIETHLFRAETCKDLSLWSRQIVNGCHSSAEMIREVTTSCLYEGQDCRLVVHYDQGFSVLADAEDGMLLKPLLSYPFERLRMSSDDGVRMLFLDFGGQEGEIQLDLHTCPKPIVFILHSFLSAKIARLGLVA encoded by the exons ATGCCGGCACTCCCACTCGCTCCACCCTATAAGGAGCTGTGGGGTCGGAGggaggcggagagagagagagagagagagagagagagagatcaccacaactttttcttttttttttcccttctctctcccctcttTCTGGTCGAGTCTGAAGTGCCGCGCGTCCCGCCGAAAGCGCACGGCGCGCAGAATGCTGCAGGCATGGCGCGGAAAAGTGACTTTCTCGAGGTCCTGGTGCGGGACCGGTGGCACAGAGTGCTGGCGAGCCTGAGCGAGGAGACCCTGACGCTAAGCTGCGACGCGGACCTGAACGGGATCACCAACGGAACCGGCCACGCCGAGCCGTCCGGCAGCCCCGCGGCCGGGGTGCGCACCGCCTTCACGGAGCTGCCCGAGCAAGTGCCCGAGGCGATCGCCAACAAGAAGCGGTGCGTGGTGGTGGTGAAGCAGGACGTGGGGGGGCTCGGGATCAGCATTAAAGGCGGCAAGGAGAACAAGATGCCCATCCTCATCAGCAAGATCTTCAAGGGTCTGGCGGCGGACCAGACGCAGGCGCTGTACGTCGGGGACGCGATCCTGTCCGTGAACGGCGTGAACCTGCGGGACGCGACGCACGATGAGGCGGTGCAGGGGCTGAAGCGCGCCGGGAAGGAGGTGACGCTGGAAG taaaGTACATGCGGGAGGCCACGCCGTACGTTAAAAAGGGCTCCCCTGTGTCAGAGATCGGATGGGAGACTCTGCCCCCCGAGTCCCCGCGGCTGTGCAGCCCCCACTCGGAGACCAGCAGCGCCCCCGTCCTCTCGCTGCAGGGAGACCGCAGGTGCATCCAGCTGAAGATGTGCCACGTCACCAGGGCCATGACCACGCCCGACCCTGACAACAG GCAGTTTGAACTTCATTCCGCCGATGCCCGACACACCATAGTTCTGCGCTGTAAGGACTCGTCCTCGGCCCAGACGTGGTTCTCCATGGTGCAGGCCACCACCCATGCACTCATGAACAAGGTCCTAACAGAGGTCAAAGTGTATGTGGGCCGGACGGGGCTTGCCGGCAGCCGAGAGCTACGACACGTGGGTTGGCTGTCCAGGAAG ACGGAGAGCGAGAAGCAGCGCTGGAAGCCGGTGCTGGTGGCTCTGACAGAGAAGGACCTGCTCTTGTATGACTGTATGCCCCGGATGAAGGACGCCTGGCTGAGTCCGGCGCACACTTACCCTCTCCTGGCGACGCG ATTGGTGCATTCCGGTCCAGAGAAGGGCTCCCCTCAGACGAGCATGGAGCTCACGTTCGCCACGCGCACGGGAACCAGGCTGGGCATCGAAACCCACCTTTTCAGAGCTGAGACGTGCAAGGACCTGTCACTCTGGTCCCGGCAGATCGTCAACGGCTGCCACAGCTCGGCGGAGATGATCAGAGAAGTGACCACCA GCTGTCTGTACGAAGGCCAGGACTGTCGACTGGTCGTCCACTATGACCAGGGCTTCTCCGTGCTGGCCGACGCAGAGGACGGCATGCTTCTTAAACCCCTCCTCAGCTACCCCTTCGAACGCCTGCGAATGTCCTCCGATGACGGCGTGCGGATGCTCTTCCTGGACTTTGGTGGCCAAGAGGGTGAAATT CAACTGGACCTTCATACCTGCCCGAAGCCGATTGTCTTCATCCTGCACTCATTCCTCTCGGCAAAGATCGCCAGACTTGGCCTGGTCGCCTAG